Proteins from a single region of Parasedimentitalea psychrophila:
- the uvrA gene encoding excinuclease ABC subunit UvrA translates to MAELNFIEVRGAREHNLKNIDVDIPRNQLVVITGLSGSGKSSLAFDTIYAEGQRRYVESLSAYARQFLDMMEKPDVDHISGLSPAISIEQKTTSKNPRSTVGTVTEIYDYLRLLFARAGTPYSPTTGLPIEAQQVQDMVDRVMALEEGTRGYLLAPIVRDRKGEYRKDFLELRKQGFQRVKVDGEFYELDAPPTLDKKYRHDIDVVVDRLVVREGLETRLADSLRTALDLADGIAILETLGDAPERITFSEKFACPVSGFTISEIEPRLFSFNAPFGACPDCDGLGVELFFDERLVVPDQTLKIYDGALAPWRKGKSPYFLQTIEAIAKHYEFDKNTSWKDLSPKVQNVFLRGSGDEEIMFRYDDSGRVYQIERVFEGVIPNMERRYRETDSNWIREEFERYQNNRPCGGCNGYRLREEALAVKIAGDHAGQVVQKSIREALAWIEDVPNHLSVQKQEIARAIVKEIRERLGFLNNVGLEYLSLSRNSGTLSGGESQRIRLASQIGSGLTGVLYVLDEPSIGLHQRDNDRLLDTLKNLRDQGNTVIVVEHDEEAIREADYVFDIGPGAGVHGGQVVSHGTPAEMIADPASITGQYLAGTREIEVPGKRRKGNKKKIKVVKASGNNLKDVTAEFPLGKFVCVTGVSGGGKSTLTIETLFKTASMRLNGARQTPAPCETIKGLEHLDKVIDIDQRPIGRTPRSNPATYTGAFTPIRDWFAGLPESKTRGYKPGRFSFNVKGGRCEACQGDGLIKIEMHFLPDVYVTCETCQGARYNRETLEIKFKGKSIADVLDMTVEDAQGFFQAVPPIRDKMDALKRVGLGYIKVGQSATTLSGGEAQRVKLSKELAKRSTGRTLYILDEPTTGLHFEDVRKLLEVLHELVDQGNSVVVIEHNLDVVKTADWIIDIGPEGGDGGGEIVAVGTPEKVAEDPRSHTGRYLKAMLQPKKVAAE, encoded by the coding sequence ATGGCTGAACTGAATTTCATCGAAGTGCGCGGCGCGCGCGAGCACAATCTAAAGAATATTGACGTGGATATTCCGCGCAATCAGCTGGTGGTGATCACCGGCCTGTCCGGCTCGGGTAAATCCAGTCTGGCGTTTGACACCATCTATGCCGAAGGCCAGCGCCGCTATGTGGAATCCTTAAGCGCCTATGCCCGGCAATTCCTTGATATGATGGAAAAACCGGATGTGGACCATATCAGTGGTCTCAGCCCGGCGATCTCGATTGAGCAAAAGACCACCAGCAAGAACCCCCGCTCTACCGTCGGCACCGTGACCGAGATTTACGATTATCTGCGGCTGCTGTTTGCCCGCGCCGGCACCCCCTATAGCCCCACAACCGGGTTGCCGATCGAGGCGCAGCAGGTGCAGGATATGGTCGACCGGGTCATGGCGCTGGAGGAGGGCACCCGCGGTTATCTGCTGGCACCCATCGTGCGCGACCGCAAAGGCGAGTACCGCAAAGACTTTCTTGAGCTGCGAAAACAGGGCTTTCAGCGGGTCAAAGTGGACGGCGAGTTTTATGAGCTGGACGCGCCGCCGACACTGGACAAGAAATACCGCCATGACATCGACGTGGTTGTGGACCGGTTGGTGGTGCGGGAAGGGTTAGAGACACGGCTGGCGGATAGTCTGCGCACGGCGCTGGATCTGGCCGATGGCATCGCCATTCTGGAAACCCTTGGCGATGCCCCCGAGCGGATCACATTCTCGGAAAAATTTGCCTGCCCGGTCAGCGGTTTCACCATTTCCGAGATCGAGCCGCGACTGTTCTCGTTCAACGCGCCGTTTGGCGCCTGCCCGGACTGTGACGGGTTGGGGGTTGAGCTGTTCTTTGACGAGCGCCTTGTGGTGCCGGACCAGACGCTAAAGATCTATGACGGAGCGCTGGCGCCCTGGCGCAAGGGCAAGTCGCCCTATTTCCTGCAAACAATCGAGGCCATCGCCAAGCATTACGAGTTCGACAAGAACACCTCTTGGAAGGACCTGTCGCCCAAGGTGCAGAACGTGTTCCTGCGCGGGTCGGGCGACGAGGAAATCATGTTCCGCTATGATGATTCCGGCCGGGTCTATCAGATCGAGCGGGTGTTTGAGGGGGTGATCCCCAATATGGAGCGTCGCTATCGCGAGACCGACAGCAATTGGATCCGCGAAGAATTTGAACGCTATCAGAACAACCGGCCCTGTGGCGGCTGCAACGGCTATCGCCTGCGCGAAGAAGCATTGGCGGTGAAAATTGCCGGCGATCATGCCGGGCAGGTGGTGCAGAAATCGATCCGAGAGGCGCTGGCCTGGATTGAGGATGTGCCCAACCATCTGAGCGTGCAGAAGCAGGAAATCGCCCGTGCTATCGTCAAGGAAATCCGCGAACGGCTGGGCTTTCTGAACAACGTCGGCCTGGAATACCTGTCGCTTAGTCGTAATTCGGGTACTCTGTCGGGTGGCGAAAGCCAGCGCATTCGTCTGGCCAGCCAGATCGGCTCAGGCCTTACGGGCGTGCTCTATGTGCTGGACGAGCCCTCAATCGGGTTGCACCAGCGCGACAATGACCGGCTGCTGGACACGCTGAAAAACCTGCGTGATCAAGGCAATACGGTGATTGTGGTAGAACACGACGAAGAGGCGATCCGCGAGGCGGACTATGTCTTTGATATCGGTCCCGGCGCTGGTGTGCATGGCGGTCAGGTGGTCAGTCATGGCACTCCGGCTGAGATGATTGCCGACCCGGCCTCGATCACCGGGCAATATCTGGCCGGAACCCGCGAAATTGAGGTGCCGGGCAAACGGCGCAAGGGCAACAAGAAAAAGATCAAGGTGGTCAAGGCGAGCGGCAACAATCTGAAAGATGTCACCGCTGAATTCCCGCTGGGGAAATTCGTCTGTGTCACTGGGGTGTCGGGCGGTGGTAAATCGACCCTGACCATTGAAACCCTGTTCAAAACCGCCTCGATGCGGTTGAACGGGGCGCGGCAAACTCCGGCCCCTTGTGAAACCATCAAGGGGCTGGAGCATCTGGACAAGGTGATCGACATTGATCAGCGCCCCATTGGGCGCACGCCGCGCTCCAATCCGGCGACATATACCGGCGCCTTCACCCCGATCCGCGACTGGTTTGCCGGCCTGCCCGAGTCCAAGACACGCGGCTATAAACCGGGGCGGTTCAGTTTCAACGTCAAGGGCGGCCGCTGCGAGGCCTGTCAGGGCGACGGGCTGATCAAGATCGAGATGCATTTCCTGCCCGACGTCTATGTCACCTGCGAAACCTGTCAGGGGGCGCGCTACAATCGCGAAACGCTGGAGATCAAGTTCAAGGGCAAGTCGATTGCTGATGTGCTGGATATGACGGTCGAAGACGCGCAGGGATTTTTCCAGGCGGTGCCGCCGATCCGCGATAAGATGGACGCGCTGAAACGGGTGGGGCTTGGCTATATCAAGGTCGGCCAGTCAGCGACGACGCTGTCGGGCGGTGAGGCGCAGCGGGTCAAGCTGTCCAAGGAGCTGGCCAAGAGGTCAACCGGCCGGACGCTGTATATTCTGGATGAACCCACCACTGGGTTGCATTTCGAGGACGTGCGCAAGCTGTTGGAAGTGCTGCATGAACTGGTGGATCAGGGCAACTCGGTTGTGGTGATTGAACATAATCTGGACGTGGTGAAGACCGCCGACTGGATCATCGATATTGGCCCCGAAGGTGGCGATGGCGGTGGTGAGATCGTGGCGGTTGGGACGCCGGAAAAAGTGGCCGAAGATCCGCGCAGCCATACCGGGCGCTACCTGAAGGCGATGCTGCAGCCCAAGAAGGTCGCGGCGGAATAA
- a CDS encoding MFS transporter translates to MTSSDSTRWGLILVIWAAGLGAAAQYGKISVVFDRMAELYPLAGGSIGFTVSLVGLLGILFGVVAGMFVAGFGYRRTLVWALWIGALMSALQALHLPFPAFLATRVIEGLSHLGLVVAGPTLIAQVASDKSRGLAMTLWSTFFGVAFTLLAWLGLPLVDQFGVLSLFGAHAAIMAGLAILLTVALRNVPVPERQPVPQLARLPALHWQIYRSSHRVAPAAGWLFYTACFVAILTVIPPFIDENLRGFVLGAMPLTSIAVSMTLGVFLLRYLAAVRLVQIGFALCALIGVWLLLVPGSPMACIALAGAMGLVQGGSFSMVPQLNETAADRAQASGAMAQAGNLGNTIGTPLMVTALSLAGYAGMLATVVALFVGGFVVHGLLAMRRRY, encoded by the coding sequence ATGACATCTTCTGACAGTACCCGCTGGGGGCTGATCCTGGTGATCTGGGCGGCGGGCCTGGGGGCGGCGGCGCAATATGGCAAGATCTCTGTGGTGTTTGACCGGATGGCCGAGCTGTACCCGCTGGCCGGCGGATCCATCGGCTTTACGGTGTCGCTGGTTGGGCTGTTGGGGATCCTGTTTGGCGTGGTGGCCGGCATGTTTGTCGCGGGGTTTGGTTATCGCCGCACCCTGGTCTGGGCCCTGTGGATCGGCGCTCTGATGTCCGCCTTGCAGGCGTTGCACCTGCCATTTCCCGCCTTTCTGGCCACCCGCGTTATTGAGGGCCTGTCGCATCTGGGGCTGGTGGTGGCCGGGCCGACGCTGATTGCACAGGTCGCCAGCGACAAATCCCGAGGTCTGGCGATGACTTTGTGGAGCACATTTTTTGGAGTGGCCTTTACCCTGCTGGCCTGGCTGGGGCTGCCGCTAGTAGATCAGTTTGGGGTGTTGTCTCTGTTTGGCGCCCATGCTGCTATTATGGCTGGATTGGCGATCCTGCTGACCGTGGCGCTGCGCAATGTGCCAGTGCCAGAGCGACAGCCGGTGCCGCAACTGGCAAGGCTGCCGGCGTTGCACTGGCAGATCTATCGCTCATCCCACAGGGTTGCACCGGCGGCGGGATGGCTGTTCTACACCGCGTGTTTTGTGGCAATCCTGACGGTGATACCGCCGTTTATCGACGAAAACCTGCGCGGATTTGTGCTGGGGGCGATGCCATTGACCAGTATTGCGGTGTCGATGACCCTGGGTGTCTTTCTGCTGCGCTATCTGGCGGCGGTGCGTCTGGTGCAGATCGGCTTTGCTCTCTGCGCGCTGATCGGGGTCTGGTTGCTGCTGGTGCCGGGGTCGCCGATGGCCTGCATTGCACTGGCGGGCGCGATGGGGCTGGTGCAGGGCGGCAGCTTTTCCATGGTGCCGCAGCTGAACGAAACCGCGGCGGACCGGGCGCAGGCCAGCGGCGCGATGGCGCAGGCGGGCAATCTGGGCAATACCATCGGCACTCCGCTGATGGTCACGGCATTGTCATTGGCCGGTTACGCCGGCATGCTGGCCACTGTTGTGGCACTGTTTGTTGGTGGCTTTGTGGTGCATGGCCTATTGGCAATGCGCCGCCGATATTAA
- a CDS encoding class I SAM-dependent methyltransferase — MPSLNRIAMGKSSRGMIRQLGPKKLQVAEISGKWGQMFDFASYQQFRYPEYDICQGPVCGDDGRPQKFDLVLANQVWEHLDRPYAATKNVRRMLRRGGHFWLAVPFHIPFHAAPNDCSRWSARGLTNLLIECGFEPEAIRAEQWGNRNAALRNLEANWPPEYDESTDPLDNDPDMPVCAWAIAQKT, encoded by the coding sequence ATGCCCAGTCTCAATCGCATTGCCATGGGCAAGTCCAGTCGCGGCATGATCCGTCAACTGGGGCCCAAAAAGCTGCAGGTGGCCGAGATCTCGGGCAAATGGGGGCAGATGTTCGATTTCGCTTCGTATCAGCAGTTTCGCTACCCCGAGTATGACATCTGTCAGGGCCCGGTTTGCGGCGACGATGGCAGGCCGCAGAAGTTTGACCTGGTGCTGGCCAATCAGGTTTGGGAGCATCTGGACCGGCCTTATGCCGCGACCAAGAACGTTCGCAGGATGTTGCGGCGGGGCGGGCATTTCTGGCTGGCGGTGCCGTTTCACATACCCTTCCATGCCGCCCCCAATGATTGTTCGCGCTGGTCGGCGCGGGGGCTGACCAACCTGCTGATTGAATGCGGATTTGAGCCGGAGGCGATCCGGGCCGAGCAATGGGGCAACCGCAATGCGGCACTGCGCAATCTGGAGGCTAACTGGCCGCCAGAATACGATGAATCGACTGACCCGCTGGACAATGATCCTGACATGCCGGTCTGCGCCTGGGCCATTGCCCAGAAAACCTGA
- a CDS encoding crotonase/enoyl-CoA hydratase family protein, with protein MTLKIDLSRFENLSIEAHDDGVWVVTLNRPKKRNALDADTIEELVDFFSTAPRAGVRAVVLAGAGDHFCAGLDLIEHHDADRSPADFMHVCLRWHEAFNKMEYGGVPIIAALQGAVVGGGLELASSAHIRVMDQTAYFALPEGQRGLFTGGGATIRVTDLVGKSRMIDMMLTGRVYQGQEAVDLGLAQYIVEGSSLERAMELARQAALNLPLSNFAICSAVSHMQNMSAMDAAYSEAVVAGVVNTQPEARARLAAFADKSAARVRRNS; from the coding sequence ATGACCCTGAAGATCGACCTCTCCCGCTTTGAAAACCTTTCCATTGAGGCACATGACGACGGGGTATGGGTGGTGACGCTGAACCGCCCCAAGAAACGCAACGCGCTGGATGCCGACACTATCGAAGAGCTGGTTGATTTCTTCTCCACCGCGCCGCGCGCCGGGGTGCGGGCGGTGGTTCTGGCAGGTGCAGGCGATCACTTTTGCGCCGGGCTTGACCTGATTGAACATCACGACGCCGATCGCAGCCCGGCTGATTTCATGCATGTCTGCCTGCGCTGGCACGAAGCCTTCAACAAGATGGAATACGGCGGTGTGCCGATCATTGCCGCCCTGCAGGGCGCGGTTGTTGGCGGCGGTCTGGAACTGGCCAGCTCGGCCCATATCCGGGTGATGGATCAAACCGCCTATTTTGCCCTCCCCGAGGGTCAGCGCGGATTGTTCACCGGCGGTGGTGCCACCATCCGGGTCACCGATCTGGTGGGCAAGTCGCGGATGATCGACATGATGCTGACCGGTCGTGTGTATCAGGGACAAGAGGCGGTTGACCTTGGACTGGCGCAATACATTGTCGAGGGCTCCAGCCTGGAGCGTGCGATGGAACTTGCGCGCCAGGCAGCTTTGAACCTGCCACTGTCGAATTTCGCCATCTGTTCGGCGGTCAGCCATATGCAAAACATGTCGGCGATGGATGCCGCCTATTCCGAGGCGGTGGTGGCCGGTGTGGTGAACACCCAGCCCGAGGCGCGCGCCCGTCTGGCGGCCTTTGCCGACAAAAGCGCCGCCCGTGTGCGGCGCAACAGTTAA